In Thermanaeromonas sp. C210, the genomic stretch ATTGAGGCGGTGGACCGTCCCCTAGCAGCCTACGGCAAAATGGGAGCCCGGGCCCCGGGCAAAGACACCACTACGGGCCACTGGGAGTTGGCCGGCCTAATTTTAGAGCGGCCTTTTCCCGTATACCCGGAGGGTTTCCCCGAAGAAGTCATTCGGGCCTTCGAAGAGGCCATCGGCCGCAAAGTATTGGGCAACAAACCGGCTTCCGGGACGGCCATTATCGAAGAGCTGGGCGAGGAACACATGCGGACCGGGTACCCTATTGTTTACACTTCAGCGGACAGCGTCTTCCAGATTGCGGCCCACGAAGAAGTGATTCCCGTGGAGGAACTGTACCGTTACTGCCGCTTGGCCCGGGAATTGCTTAAAGGAGAACACAGCGTAGGGCGCGTCATCGCCCGTCCCTTTGTGGGAGAGCCGGGGCACTTTATCCGGACCGACCGGCGGCAGGATTTTTCCTTGGAGCCGCCCGGCCCCACCCTTTTAGATATTTTGAGTGAAAACGGCCTCCCGGTTTTAGCCGTGGGTAAAATAAAAGACATTTTTGCCGGCAGGGGAATAACCCGGTGGATCCATACCCACGACAATATGGACGGTATTGACAAAACCTGTAAATTCTTACGGGAAAGCAGCCATGGCCTTATATTTACTAATTTGGTAGACTTTGATATGCTCTACGGGCACCGGAATGATGTGGAGGGCTATGCGGCCGCCTTGGAAGCCGTCGACCGCAGGCTGCCGGAAGTCATGGAGGGGCTGGATGAGAAGGACGTACTGGTGATCACCGCCGACCACGGCTGCGACCCCACCACGCCCAGTACGGATCACTCCAGGGAATACGTCCCCCTATTAATATACGGCCGGAGGATTCGGCCGGTGAACGTAGGCCTCCGTTTCACCCTGGCCGACCTGGCGGCGACGGTGGCTGATCTTTTGGGGGTAAACTATACCCTGGCGGGGGAGAGCTTTGCTGAACTTTTGAAGGGGTAATGTATTAGCGTATTGACGGGTCGAAGTGCCGCCGCAGAAAGAAGGAAAGTACCACTTTAAGTAGAAATTATGTCGTACTAGAACAAATGACGGCGTAGATGATGGTGGAAAGTCCCTATGCTAAAGACCCTTCTGGACCTTATGATCGGCTTCGGGCGGGCGACCTTGTTGGGCTACGGCGGCGGCCCTTCGATCGTACCCCTTTACGAACATGAAGCGGTTAACGTTTATGGGTGGGTTACTAAGGAAGAATTCGGCCAGGCTTTAGCCTTCGGCAATGCCCTGCCGGGTCCCATTGCTACTAAGCTCACCATGTATATTGGCTACAAAGTGGCGGGCTGGCCGGGAGCGTTGGTTTCTTTGTTGGCCGTGACTCTTCCCACGGGCATCATGCTAATCGCCTTTTTCGCCCTCCTGGGGAAATTCAAAGACAGTACCTTTTTTAAAGGTATGGTTGCCGGCGTAAGGCCGGTGGTATTTGTAATGCTGGCCATGCTGGCCTGGGACTTTGCCAAGTATACCTTTGAGCCTGCCGGAACCGGTCCCTTTAGCTGGCTGCCCTTCGGTATCGCTGCCGCTTTCTTTGTGTCCGTTCACTATCTCCACCTTAACCCCCTCTGGGGAGTCCTTGCCTCTCTGATTTTAGGAGGGCTTTTCTTACGGTGAGGTCCGTCACGGGGGCTTCGGCTGCAGGCGCGCCGTCCCCGAGCAATGCCTCGCGGAGCCCCTCCCTTTGTTGGTTGGCCTTTTGGGTAAGGAGCTCTGTTACCGCCTTGCTGCCCAGAACTTGGGGAACCGTTCCGGCTATTCCAGGCCGGACGGCCTGATTTAACCAGGGCGGCGTAGGTGTAATCGTCCTTCTGAAGTAAGGAGTTAACATGGCGTCGGGTGGAACCTTTGACGGCAATACTGGCACTTCGTGGGGAGTCTCCCGCGAGGAAATAATTTTTTGTTAGTGAGAAGGAGAATTTAAGAATGCGGCGAATATATAGTACTAGTGAAAACCCGAACAATAAAGTCTAACTGAATATCGAAGGGCGGTTGAAGAGAGTAGGAGAGACCCGGTGAGGCCGGGCGCCGAAGGAGCAATGCGGGGTCTGCGGTGGAGTCCCCGCAGAAACTCTCAGGCAAAAGTACTACTCTCGGACGCGGCTCTGGAGAGCGTCCCCCCTGGGAGCCGGGCGGCCCGGCAGGGGGGAACACCAACGGGGTAAGGCGTAAAGCCTATTCTCTCAGGTGGAAGGACAGAGGCTATTCACCCTTAAGAAGGGCGAATAGCCTTTTTGTCGTCTTGGTGCGAGGTGTGGGGAAGAATAAATTTAACATGAATGTACAGGAACGGGTCTTAATAATCACCAACAACCCCGATATAAAGCCGGTCCGAGGACGGGTCCTATTCGTACCAGAGGGGCCCCTGAGTGTTTTGCGGGAGGCTCAAAAGCTCATCTTCCGCGGCTATACCCTGCTGAGCCATCCCCTCATGGGGAGCTTGAAGCCCTGGCAAAACCCCTACCGCAGTGTGGTACTGCTGAAGCCCCCAGGCCGTCCCGCGGGTCTGGATACCCGTTCTATTATCCTTATGGGAAACGCCATAGCCATGATGGAAGCCAGGGAAAGGGAGGTCGGTAGCCAGCGCGACTACGACGGCGAAACCCTGGAGGATTTCCGGCGTCTGGATCGGGAACTGCTCGGCCAGGCGGAGGGAGTTTGGGCCGGGGAGCACCCAGGCCTAGAGGTGGACTTGGGAAGCACGGACTCCGGAAGCTTCGGTGGGGGACGTCCGGAGGGAGGTTAATCTGGGTAGTCTAAGTTGCGAGAAGGGAGTGGTTTGAGATGGGCACCAAAGAAGTGGATGTACTTATAATCGGGGGCGGCCCGGCCGGTTTGACGGCCGGTCTGTACGCCTCCCGGGCCAGGTTGAATACCGTTATTTTGGAAAAAGGGCGCCACGGCGGCCAGATTGCCACCACGCAAGTCATTGAAAACTGGCCCGGCACCCTGAAGGCCGGCGGCGCCGAACTGACGGACCAGATGGCGGAACACGCCCGGCGTTTCGGCTGCCAGATTATCAAGGACGAAGTAGTCGAGGTGGATTTTAGCGGCTACGAAAAGGTAGTAAAGACCAAGAAACAGGATACTTATGTGGCCAAGGCCGTCATTATCGCTTCCGGCGCCGAGCCCAGGGTACTGGGTATCAAGGGAGAAAGGGAGTTCCGCGGCCGCGGGGTCTCCTACTGCGCCACCTGCGACGCCGATTTCTATACCGATGCCAGTGTAGTGGTAGTAGGCAACGGCGATGCGGCCGTGGAAGAGGCCATCTACCTCACCAATTTCGCGGCCGAGGTCACCTTGATCGTCATCCACGATGAGGGAATTCTGGACGCCACGAAAGTGATACAGGAGAGGGCCTTTGCCAATCCCAAACTCAAATTCAAATGGAACTCGGTGGTAGAAGAGATCAAGGGCGATGAGGCGGTCACCGGGGTAGTTATCCGGAATATCAAGACCGGGCAGTTGGAGGAACTACCTACCGAGGGCGTGTTCTTCTTCGTAGGGACCCTTCCCAACACCTCCTTCCTGCAGGGCAAGATAGAAATGGATGCCCGGGGGTATATTAAGGCCAACGATATGATGGAAACTTCGGTGGAGGGGGTTTACGCTTGCGGCGATTGCCGGGAGAAATTCCTGCGCCAGGTGGTTACGGCAGCGGCCGATGGGGCCATCGCCGCCATGGCGGCGGAGAAATACATCCGCGAAGAGGAATTCTTCCGCCAGGAAGTGCTGCAGCAGGAGAAGCCAGTTCTCTTGGTCTTCTGGAGCCCCATGGTGGAAGCCAGCCTCCCGGTGGTGGCCGATGCCGAGAAACTGCAGGAAAAGTGGGGAGATAAGATTAAGGTGACCAAGATCGATACCTATCGCAATACCAAGGTGGCCAGGCGCTACGGCATTGAGCGAGTCCCGGCCGTCCTGCTCCTGCGGCAAGGCCAGGTGGTGGCGCAAATCCGGGAGTTAGAAGGCGAAGAGATGGAGAAGGCCTTGTCCTCCTTGATCTCTTAAAACTGCTAGCCTGAAAGCCTAGGTTAAATAAACTTCATGGCCTACGAAGAAAGGAGGTGTACTATGCTGGAGGTCCACAAGGACAACTTTGAGGCCGAGGTGCTGGGAGCTTCCGGGCTAGTGGTGGTGGATTTCTGGAGCCCGAATTGCGAGAAGTGCCTGGCCCTCATGCCGGACATGGAAGCCCTGGAAGGTAAATACCAAGGCCAGGTTAAATTCGCCAAACTGAACATCCAGGGAAACCGCCGGCTGGCCCTTTCCCTGGGAGTGAGGGGACTGCCGGCCATGGGCTTCTTTAAGGGAGGCCAGAAGGTCGCCCTTCTCACTCCCGAGGAGGTATCTCCGGAAGCAGTGGAGGCCAAGATCCGGGAACTCTTATAGTGACCAGGCCAAGATAAGGAGGTGCAACTTGTGAAGCTAACCCTGGGGTACATTCACATAAGGGACGTCCAGTTCGGCCCGGCAACAAAGGTCAAAGGAGGCGTGCTGTATGTAAACGCCGAGGAACTGATAGCCAAGATCAAGGAAGACGAGCGCATTGCCGGGGTTAAAGTGGAGCTGGCCCGGCCGGGAGAGAAGGTAAGGATCTTACCGGTCAAAGATGTGATCGAGCCGAGGGTAAAAGTGGAAGGGCCGGGCGGGGTATTTCCCGGCATGGTCAGCAAGGTGGAAACTGTGGGCAGCGGCCGTACCCATGTCCTGAAAGGGGCCGCGGTGGTGACCTGCGGCAAAATCGTCGGTTTCCAGGAAGGCATTATCGATATGAGCGGCCCCGGAGCCGAGTACACTCCCTTCTCCCAGACCTACAACGTTGTCCTGGTCATCGACCCGGTTAAAGGATTGCCCCAGCACGAACATGAGGCTGCAGTGCGCATGGCGGGGCTCAAGGCGGCCGCCTTCCTGGGTGAGGCCGGCCGGGAGGTGGAGCCGGATGAGGTGAAGGAATACGAATGCCTCCCGCTCCCCCAGGCAGTGGCCCGCTATCCGGACCTGCCCAAAGTTGTCTATGTTTACATGCTCCAGAGCCAGGGGCTCCTCCACGACACGTGGGTGTACGGCGTGGATGCCAAGCGGATTTTGCCTACCCTGATCTCCCCTACGGAGGTTATGGACGGGGCCATTGTCAGCGGGAACTGTGTGTCGGCCTGCGACAAGAACACCACTTATCATCACCAGAACAACCCGGTTATCGAGGATTTGTATGAGCGCCACGGCAAGGACCTGAACTTCATAGGCGTGGTCATCACCAACGAAAACGTCACCCTGGCCGACAAGGAGCGTTCGTCCAATTATACGGCCAAGCTGGTGGAGTTCTTGGGCGCGGAGGGCGCCATTATTACCGAAGAAGGCTTCGGGAACCCCGACACCGACCTGATTATGAACTGTGTAAAGATCTCCCGCAAGGGCATCAAGACCGTGCTCATCACCGACGAGTATGCCGGCCGGGACGGCGCTTCCCAGTCCCTGGCGGACGCCGCTCCGGAGGCGGATGCCGTAGTAACGGC encodes the following:
- a CDS encoding phosphopentomutase, whose product is MAKRVVLIVLDSVGVGALPDADQYGDEGSNTLGHIAESVPLRLPNLARMGIGNIIPLRGIEAVDRPLAAYGKMGARAPGKDTTTGHWELAGLILERPFPVYPEGFPEEVIRAFEEAIGRKVLGNKPASGTAIIEELGEEHMRTGYPIVYTSADSVFQIAAHEEVIPVEELYRYCRLARELLKGEHSVGRVIARPFVGEPGHFIRTDRRQDFSLEPPGPTLLDILSENGLPVLAVGKIKDIFAGRGITRWIHTHDNMDGIDKTCKFLRESSHGLIFTNLVDFDMLYGHRNDVEGYAAALEAVDRRLPEVMEGLDEKDVLVITADHGCDPTTPSTDHSREYVPLLIYGRRIRPVNVGLRFTLADLAATVADLLGVNYTLAGESFAELLKG
- a CDS encoding GrdX family protein, whose translation is MNVQERVLIITNNPDIKPVRGRVLFVPEGPLSVLREAQKLIFRGYTLLSHPLMGSLKPWQNPYRSVVLLKPPGRPAGLDTRSIILMGNAIAMMEAREREVGSQRDYDGETLEDFRRLDRELLGQAEGVWAGEHPGLEVDLGSTDSGSFGGGRPEGG
- the trxB gene encoding thioredoxin-disulfide reductase, which encodes MGTKEVDVLIIGGGPAGLTAGLYASRARLNTVILEKGRHGGQIATTQVIENWPGTLKAGGAELTDQMAEHARRFGCQIIKDEVVEVDFSGYEKVVKTKKQDTYVAKAVIIASGAEPRVLGIKGEREFRGRGVSYCATCDADFYTDASVVVVGNGDAAVEEAIYLTNFAAEVTLIVIHDEGILDATKVIQERAFANPKLKFKWNSVVEEIKGDEAVTGVVIRNIKTGQLEELPTEGVFFFVGTLPNTSFLQGKIEMDARGYIKANDMMETSVEGVYACGDCREKFLRQVVTAAADGAIAAMAAEKYIREEEFFRQEVLQQEKPVLLVFWSPMVEASLPVVADAEKLQEKWGDKIKVTKIDTYRNTKVARRYGIERVPAVLLLRQGQVVAQIRELEGEEMEKALSSLIS
- a CDS encoding glycine/sarcosine/betaine reductase component B subunit, producing the protein MKLTLGYIHIRDVQFGPATKVKGGVLYVNAEELIAKIKEDERIAGVKVELARPGEKVRILPVKDVIEPRVKVEGPGGVFPGMVSKVETVGSGRTHVLKGAAVVTCGKIVGFQEGIIDMSGPGAEYTPFSQTYNVVLVIDPVKGLPQHEHEAAVRMAGLKAAAFLGEAGREVEPDEVKEYECLPLPQAVARYPDLPKVVYVYMLQSQGLLHDTWVYGVDAKRILPTLISPTEVMDGAIVSGNCVSACDKNTTYHHQNNPVIEDLYERHGKDLNFIGVVITNENVTLADKERSSNYTAKLVEFLGAEGAIITEEGFGNPDTDLIMNCVKISRKGIKTVLITDEYAGRDGASQSLADAAPEADAVVTAGNANETITLPPMEKVIGYPETADVMAGGFAGSLQADGSIKVEIQAITGSTNELGFSRLSARQY
- a CDS encoding chromate transporter; translated protein: MLKTLLDLMIGFGRATLLGYGGGPSIVPLYEHEAVNVYGWVTKEEFGQALAFGNALPGPIATKLTMYIGYKVAGWPGALVSLLAVTLPTGIMLIAFFALLGKFKDSTFFKGMVAGVRPVVFVMLAMLAWDFAKYTFEPAGTGPFSWLPFGIAAAFFVSVHYLHLNPLWGVLASLILGGLFLR
- a CDS encoding thioredoxin family protein; this encodes MLEVHKDNFEAEVLGASGLVVVDFWSPNCEKCLALMPDMEALEGKYQGQVKFAKLNIQGNRRLALSLGVRGLPAMGFFKGGQKVALLTPEEVSPEAVEAKIRELL